From a single Gimesia fumaroli genomic region:
- a CDS encoding Gfo/Idh/MocA family protein, which produces MSNVNRRTFMGASLIWVGASALGQAAVSANEKVNVALVGCGGRGRGLGSWFSKLPDSQLVAVCDPDQSRSGQMADQIEKSGAKRPRLVEDFRSLLDGNEIDAIVIATPDHWHTPAAILACQAGKDVYVEKPCSHNIHEGRQLVNAARKYKRVVQHGTNLRSTPVYEKAWKQIQDGVIGKVKMVKAINNQRRALYPPRPNEPVPQGVNYDLWLGPAQKRPFNRNCFHTSWHWNWDFGTGDIGNDGVHQIDIGRWGMNLKAPNAVSCSAAKLGSKGDAQETPDTMVVTWEYDDLLYVYEQRDFTPYRMQAHRYDNDNIFYGDKGFMMVDRSGYRIFFKHERGPAFEQKWQDTPTHYQNFIDCVKTRNSQNLLAEIEEGHYSALLSHLGNISYRTGRRLVFDPQTETFPEDKDANQYLTRDYRDGFELPQV; this is translated from the coding sequence ATGAGCAACGTCAACCGTCGCACGTTTATGGGAGCATCTCTTATCTGGGTGGGAGCATCGGCACTGGGACAGGCCGCAGTTTCTGCTAACGAAAAAGTCAATGTGGCACTCGTCGGCTGTGGTGGTCGCGGGCGCGGGTTGGGAAGCTGGTTCTCAAAACTGCCCGACAGTCAACTGGTCGCAGTTTGCGATCCCGATCAAAGCCGCAGTGGCCAGATGGCAGATCAGATCGAAAAATCGGGCGCCAAACGCCCCAGGCTGGTAGAAGATTTTCGCTCGCTCCTTGACGGAAATGAAATCGATGCGATTGTCATTGCTACCCCCGATCATTGGCACACGCCAGCCGCGATCCTCGCCTGTCAGGCCGGGAAAGACGTGTATGTCGAAAAGCCCTGCTCTCACAATATCCATGAAGGACGGCAGTTGGTAAATGCCGCCCGTAAATATAAACGTGTGGTCCAGCATGGTACCAACCTGCGATCGACCCCCGTCTACGAAAAAGCCTGGAAACAGATTCAGGACGGCGTGATCGGCAAAGTGAAAATGGTTAAAGCCATCAACAATCAACGCCGTGCCCTTTATCCCCCCCGCCCGAACGAACCCGTTCCCCAAGGAGTCAACTATGATCTCTGGCTGGGGCCTGCTCAAAAACGACCGTTCAACCGCAACTGTTTTCATACATCCTGGCACTGGAACTGGGATTTTGGAACCGGCGACATCGGCAATGACGGCGTGCATCAAATTGATATCGGACGCTGGGGCATGAATCTGAAAGCACCGAATGCGGTCTCCTGCAGTGCCGCCAAACTCGGCTCGAAAGGAGATGCCCAGGAAACGCCTGACACCATGGTCGTGACCTGGGAATACGATGACCTGCTCTACGTCTACGAACAACGCGATTTCACCCCGTATCGTATGCAGGCACATCGCTACGATAACGACAACATCTTTTACGGCGATAAAGGCTTCATGATGGTCGATCGATCGGGCTATCGCATCTTCTTCAAACACGAACGGGGCCCCGCTTTCGAACAGAAGTGGCAGGACACACCTACACATTATCAAAACTTTATTGATTGCGTGAAAACCAGAAATTCACAAAACCTGCTGGCAGAAATTGAAGAGGGACACTACTCGGCCCTGCTCAGCCACCTCGGAAACATTTCGTATCGCACCGGTCGACGTCTGGTATTTGATCCCCAAACCGAAACGTTCCCGGAAGATAAAGACGCCAACCAGTATCTGACGCGTGACTATCGGGACGGCTTCGAACTGCCGCAGGTTTAA
- a CDS encoding PQQ-binding-like beta-propeller repeat protein, translating to MNRFLVVCLTLIFCQPALLSAGEKQVVSTASIKVKSTDWPWWRGPQRNGIANPNQNPPLKWSETENIIWKTPVPGRGYSSPTVVGNRIYLASADTETETQFVLCYDRATGKQVWKTIIHKGGFSKKGNKKSTHASSTVACDGKRLFINFINDGAAYTTALSLDGKQLWQTKITDYIIHQGYGSSPAIYDSLVIVSADNKGGGAVAALNRADGSVVWKIDRPKTPNYPSPIILNVAGKEQVLMTGCDLVTGIEPLTGKKLWEIEGATTECVTSTVTNGELILTSGGYPKNHMAAVKADGSGEVVWENSTRMYVPSMLIKGDHIFSVTDNGVAICWDVKTGKQVWKGRLGGTFSSSPVLVGDRIYVTNEGGETYIFKANPNKFELLAENKLGTEVFATPTFCDSRIFMRVSEEIDSKRQEMLYCIGK from the coding sequence ATGAATCGGTTTCTCGTTGTTTGTCTGACCTTGATATTCTGTCAGCCGGCCTTATTATCCGCGGGCGAAAAGCAGGTGGTATCTACAGCTTCGATTAAAGTGAAATCGACGGATTGGCCATGGTGGCGTGGGCCGCAACGGAATGGAATTGCAAACCCGAATCAGAATCCGCCGTTAAAATGGAGTGAGACCGAAAACATCATCTGGAAGACTCCGGTTCCTGGACGGGGCTATAGTTCGCCCACGGTGGTCGGTAATCGGATCTATCTGGCTTCAGCAGATACGGAAACGGAAACACAGTTTGTTCTCTGCTATGATCGCGCGACGGGAAAACAGGTCTGGAAAACGATCATTCACAAAGGGGGGTTCAGTAAGAAGGGGAATAAAAAGTCGACGCATGCTTCATCGACTGTTGCCTGTGACGGCAAACGATTATTTATCAATTTCATTAATGATGGAGCCGCGTATACGACGGCGTTGTCTTTGGATGGTAAACAATTGTGGCAAACGAAAATCACGGATTATATTATTCATCAAGGCTATGGTTCTTCACCGGCGATTTATGATTCACTGGTAATTGTGTCGGCTGATAATAAAGGGGGCGGTGCAGTGGCTGCCCTGAATCGGGCCGATGGTTCAGTTGTCTGGAAAATTGATCGTCCCAAAACACCCAATTATCCATCGCCGATCATTCTGAATGTCGCTGGCAAAGAACAGGTCCTGATGACGGGCTGTGATCTGGTAACGGGCATCGAACCGCTCACCGGGAAAAAACTGTGGGAGATTGAAGGCGCGACAACGGAATGTGTGACGTCCACGGTGACCAATGGAGAACTGATACTGACCAGTGGCGGTTATCCTAAAAATCATATGGCAGCCGTCAAAGCCGACGGTTCGGGAGAAGTGGTCTGGGAAAATAGTACCCGCATGTATGTGCCTTCAATGTTGATCAAAGGAGACCACATCTTTTCAGTCACCGATAACGGCGTGGCCATCTGCTGGGACGTGAAGACCGGCAAACAGGTCTGGAAGGGACGCCTGGGCGGCACGTTCAGCTCGTCACCCGTTCTGGTAGGAGACCGGATTTATGTGACCAACGAAGGGGGCGAGACTTACATTTTCAAGGCGAATCCCAACAAATTCGAACTGCTGGCAGAAAATAAACTGGGAACGGAAGTCTTCGCCACACCGACGTTTTGTGACAGCCGGATCTTCATGCGGGTTTCAGAAGAAATCGATAGTAAACGTCAGGAAATGTTGTACTGCATCGGAAAGTAA
- a CDS encoding exo-alpha-sialidase → MKRTAILSALTLILFSFSLQVLMSANQPQPAKIKLSPETEARCLEVLREAIRSDEFWPSMHAAEALTLAGKGAEVRAIVEPKLKTEKDDQHRCGLARELVRAGDRSKAAIMFQILAGKDPHGHVHACESLYKVNELGDGVLIREAMKSENPKKAMMAAALLCRWGNPEAFKVVRKYLNDPDVSIAATAAWIIARVGDKQDIPALKANLKRTDDPFQRAYFETALAMHGDPEGLQAIQRNLSSDNAAVKTYSAIFAGEAGASNLKEKLKKQLNDENLDARVRAAQALVVLAKKDQYPKNEIVVNDVYEFSKEHPRYSEGSILPLKDGTLLYATTQFIGSGSDFATARIIAKKSTDGGRTWSKPHVLQENTGKKNVMSATLRYLAGPMHEKRPIGLFYLKKNTLSDLKAFLKVSHDNGKTFGSPIEITAPPGYHVMNNDRITILSSGRWLAPVASTADVQKSNHFVSTCFISDDLGKTWRQSKGSVDYAKRGAMEPEVFELKDGKVLMLFRTQSGHIGSSISSDGGDHWGKPGFWGVRAPEAPATLRRIPSTGDLMLIWNDNFEPGAGHSGKRTPLTVAISDDEGETWKHKKNLETDPEHTYSYISLTFHQGRAIMSYYVGDADHKISSRFRSIPLAWFYQPESD, encoded by the coding sequence ATGAAACGAACAGCGATCCTCTCCGCTCTGACCCTGATTTTATTCTCGTTTTCCCTGCAGGTACTAATGTCAGCGAATCAGCCACAACCTGCGAAAATCAAATTAAGCCCGGAAACAGAAGCGCGCTGTCTGGAAGTACTGCGGGAAGCCATTCGCAGCGATGAGTTCTGGCCTTCCATGCACGCGGCCGAAGCACTCACGCTCGCTGGTAAGGGTGCTGAAGTACGTGCCATTGTGGAACCAAAACTGAAGACGGAAAAAGACGATCAACATCGCTGCGGCCTCGCCCGGGAACTGGTACGCGCCGGCGACCGCTCCAAAGCGGCAATCATGTTCCAGATTCTGGCAGGCAAAGATCCGCACGGACACGTACATGCCTGCGAATCGTTATACAAAGTCAATGAGCTGGGCGATGGCGTTTTGATCCGTGAAGCAATGAAGTCAGAGAATCCCAAAAAAGCCATGATGGCAGCCGCCCTGCTCTGTCGCTGGGGAAATCCGGAGGCATTTAAAGTAGTTCGAAAGTATTTGAATGATCCTGACGTGAGCATTGCCGCCACTGCAGCCTGGATCATTGCCCGTGTGGGAGACAAACAGGACATCCCCGCTCTGAAAGCAAACCTGAAACGAACCGATGATCCGTTTCAGCGCGCGTATTTCGAAACCGCACTGGCCATGCACGGCGATCCGGAAGGTTTACAGGCAATTCAAAGGAACCTCTCCAGCGATAACGCGGCCGTCAAAACCTATTCCGCGATCTTTGCCGGCGAAGCAGGTGCCAGCAATCTGAAAGAAAAACTGAAGAAACAACTTAATGACGAGAATCTCGACGCGCGTGTCCGTGCCGCACAGGCACTGGTTGTCCTGGCTAAAAAAGATCAGTATCCCAAAAACGAAATCGTCGTGAACGATGTTTACGAATTTTCAAAGGAACACCCTCGCTATAGTGAAGGCTCGATTCTGCCTTTAAAGGATGGCACTCTGCTCTACGCTACAACGCAGTTCATCGGCAGCGGTTCCGACTTCGCTACCGCCCGAATTATTGCAAAAAAATCAACCGACGGCGGGAGAACCTGGAGCAAACCGCATGTCTTGCAGGAGAATACCGGAAAGAAAAACGTCATGTCGGCCACGCTGCGTTACCTGGCAGGACCAATGCACGAAAAACGCCCTATTGGATTATTCTACCTCAAGAAAAATACACTCTCCGATCTGAAAGCATTTCTGAAAGTCTCCCACGACAATGGAAAAACATTTGGATCGCCGATTGAAATCACTGCTCCCCCCGGCTATCACGTGATGAACAACGACCGGATTACGATTCTCTCATCGGGCCGCTGGCTGGCACCGGTCGCTTCAACTGCCGATGTGCAGAAGTCAAATCATTTTGTCTCGACCTGTTTCATTTCGGATGATCTGGGAAAAACCTGGCGTCAATCCAAAGGAAGCGTCGATTACGCAAAACGGGGCGCGATGGAACCGGAAGTCTTTGAATTAAAGGACGGCAAGGTGCTGATGCTCTTCCGCACTCAGTCCGGTCACATTGGTTCCAGTATTTCCAGTGACGGCGGAGATCACTGGGGCAAACCGGGTTTCTGGGGCGTGCGAGCGCCTGAAGCCCCTGCCACTCTCCGCCGCATTCCTTCGACTGGGGATTTGATGTTGATCTGGAACGACAACTTTGAACCGGGCGCAGGCCACAGCGGCAAACGTACGCCGCTCACCGTTGCCATCAGCGATGATGAAGGTGAGACCTGGAAGCACAAAAAGAACCTGGAAACCGATCCAGAACACACGTATTCCTACATCAGTCTGACGTTCCATCAAGGGAGAGCCATCATGAGCTATTACGTCGGCGATGCCGACCATAAAATCTCATCCCGCTTCCGCTCCATTCCGCTGGCCTGGTTCTACCAGCCTGAGTCAGATTAA